In Acidimicrobiales bacterium, the DNA window CAGGTGGATGTCAGGGTTGATCTGGGCGATGGCGTAGATGAGGTTGAGCGTGCCCACCACGTTGTTGACCTGGGTGTAGACGGCGTGGGACCGATCGATCATCGAGTACGGGGCGCTGCGCTGCTCGGCGAAGTGCACCACGGCGTCGGGCCGGAAGTCGGCCACCGTCGTCTCCACGAAGTCCGGGTCCATCATGTCGCCGACGTAGGGCGTGACGGCGAGCCCGCTGACCTCGGTCCAGGCCCGTACCCGCCGCTCCAGGCTGGCGATGGGCACCAGGCTGTCGACCCCCATCTCGTCGTCGTACTGCCGGCGACAGAGATTGTCGACCACACCGACCTGGTGGCCCCGACGGGAGAGGTGCAGGGCCGTCGGCCACCCGAGGAAGCCATCGCCGCCGAGGACCAGCACCCTGGAGGTGGGCTGCGCTGCGGTGGTGGAACGGTCGGGGCGGGTCGGTGCGGTCAGCGAGGACATGCCGAGATTCTTACCGCTCAAGCTCGGGCGTACCTGGGAGGATCCTCAGAGTTCGCTGAGGATTCACAAATGCGCCGAAAGCTCAGCTCAGGACGTCCTTGCGGAGGAATCGCCACCAGGCCAGGCCCAGGAACACCGCCACATAGGGAAGCTCCAGGAGCACCCCGTGCACCATGTCACCCGTCCGGGTCGGCGAGAAGAACAGTCCGTGCCAGGAGTCGATGTAGTGCGTGGGGAACGCAAAGCTCATGAAGTCGAGCGCCGAGATGTTGTTGAGGATCTGGCTCACGATTCCGAGCCCGACGCCTCCGGCCACGGCGGCGAACGCGGAGTCGGTCATGGTTGACAGCAGGAAGGCGAAGGTGACGAAGGACGCCATGCTCCACGCCACATAGATGGTGGCGAGCGCCAGCTTCCCGATGGCCGAGCCCGGGGAGATGATCAGGAACGACGGCGTCAGCACGGGGTGCCAGCCGAAGGCGATGATCCCAGCCACGAGGGCGACCAGGGAGATGACGATGGTCGCCACGATCGACAGCGTCGAGGCCACCAGCAGCTTGGTGGCGAGGAGACGGGGCCGGGAGACGGGGCGAACGAGGAGGTAGCGCAGCGTGCCCCAGGTCGCCTCGCCAGAGATGGTCTCGCCGGCGAACAGCGACACCACGATGACCAGCAGGAAGGCGCTCGTGGCGGTCAGCGCGGCCAGCGGCAGGTTGATCCCCGAGTGCGTCGCTACCTCGAAGTAGCCCCGGTCGCTGCTCGTGGGGCTCGGTGGGTTGAGCTTGAGGGCCACGGCCATGATGACCGGGATGAGGGCGAGCACCCCGAGGGCGATGTAGGTCCGAGCCCGGCGGACCTGCTTGATGAACTCGACTCGAATCACGCCGGCGGGAGCATACCCGGCGCTCCGGCTCGGTCCATCTGGTATTCGGCCATCTGGGATTCACAGCCAGTTCCCAGGTCGGCCTGACATCATCGGTGCTATGAGCTGGAAGGAAGGCCCTTCCCGAGGGTCGGAACCCGCCACGCGGGTGCTCGTGGTGGACGACGAGCAGTACATCCGTGATCTCGTGGGCACGTCCTTGCGGTACGAGGGGTTCGACGTGGAGGAGGCGAGCATGGGCAGGGCCGCCCTGGCCGCCGCCACGTCCTTCCGACCCGACCTCATCGTGCTCGACGTGATGCTGCCCGACCTCGACGGCCTTGAGGTCACGAGGCGTCTGCGGACCGACGGGCTGCGCGTGCCCGTTCTCTTCCTGACGGCCAGGGACGCCACCGAGGACAAGGTGGCGGGGCTGACCGTCGGCGGTGACGACTACGTCACCAAGCCCTTCAGCCTCGAGGAGCTGATCGCCAGGGCCCGCGCCATCCTGCGCCGGACCCAGGGCGAGACGGAGTCGGACGCCCAGCTGCACTTCGCCGACCTCGTCCTCGACGAGGACACCCGGGAGGTGTGGCGCGGTGGCGTCCTCGTGCATCTGACCGCCACCGAGTTCAACCTCCTGCGCTACTTCATGCTCAACCCGCGACGGGTCCTGTCCAAGGTGCAGATCCTCGAGCACGTGTGGCAGTACGACTTCGAGGGCGATCCCAACGTCCTGGAGACCTACATCAGCTATCTGCGCAAGAAGCTGGACCCGCTCGGCCCCCCGCTCATCCACACCAGTCGCCAGGTGGGCTACAGCCTCCGCCTCCCGCAGGCCTGATCATGCAGTGGCGGCACCCACGTGGTCCTGGGGTCACGAGGCGAAGGCTCTCGCTGCGCCAACGGCTGCTCGGCGCGCTCGTGCTCCTCGTCGTCGTGGGCCTCGTGGTGTCCGACGTCGCCAGCTACCGCGCCCTCCAATCCTTCCTGTTCGGCCGGGTCGACCAGCAGCTCACGGCGCTGAACAACGGGCTCACGCGCGCCCTGCTGACCAGCGGCCGCCTCGATCGCGGCGCCATGGCCGGCGTGTTCTTTCAGGTCCGCGACGGGCAGGGAGCGCTCGTTGTCAGCGGGAATCCCCAGCCCCTCAACGCCGGCCAGCCCTTCACTCCTCGGCTGCCTGATCCGCTCCCGACCCCCGGACCGGGCAGCAGCCCTCTCTCGCCGGGCTCGACGACCTTCGACGCCCCGTCTGCCCAGTCGGGGGGCCCGAGCTACCGCGTGCGGGTGACCTCGCTGCCCGGGCTGTCGGCCACCACGGTCGTCGGCCTGCCGCTCGGGGACGTGAGCTCGACCCTGTCCCGGCTGCGTTGGATCGAGCTGGCGGTCACCGGTGCCGTCGTCGCCCTCGCCGTCCTCGTCGGAATGTGGCTGGTGCGGATCAGCTTCCGACCACTCGACGACATCGCCGAGACGGCGGGAGCTATCGCCAAGGGAGAGCTCGACCGCCGCATCCCGGGGACCGAGCCGCGGACCGAGATCGGCCGCCTCGGGATCGCCCTCAATGCCATGCTGGCCCGCATCGAGGCCGCCTTCGCCGAGCGCAAGGCCTCGGAGGAGCGACTCAGACGGTTCGTGGCCGACGCGTCGCACGAGCTGCGGACCCCGCTCACGTCGATCCGCGGCTACGCGGAGCTCTTCCGCCGGGGGGCCGACCGGCGCCCCGAGGACCTGGCCAAGGCGATGCACCGGATCGAGGACGAGGCCACCCGCATGGGCGTGCTCGTCGACGATCTGCTGCTGCTGGCTCGCCTCGACCAGGGTCGCCCGCTGGACCGGGAACCCGTCGACCTGGCCGCGGTGGTCGGCCAGGCCGTGGACGCGGCCCACGCGGTGGAGCCCAACCGCCCGCTCAGCCTCGCCGTCGACGCGCCCGTCACCGTGGTCGGCGACCCCCGTCGCCTGCGCCAGGTCGTCGACAACCTGCTGGCCAACGTGCGAACCCACACGCCCCCGGGGTGCCCGGCGAGCGTGACGGTGGGCTCCGAGAACGGGAACGCGGTGCTCGAGGTCGCCGACGAGGGACCCGGCATCGACCCCGTCGCCGTCGAGCGGGTCTTCGAGCGCTTCTACCGGGCCGATACGTCGCGCTCCCGGGACAACGGCGGCGTGGGGCTCGGACTGTCGATCGTCGCGGCCATCACTGACGCCCACGGCGGGCGGGTCCGGGCGGCGTCGCGCGACGGCGGAGGCGCCTCGTTCCTGGTCGAGCTTCCTCGACGGGGCCCGGATCCCGCCACCGTCTCCAACTGAGCCCGAGTCCCTCAGGGATCTGTTGGCGGCCTCGTGGCCTACGCTCAGCGGGCGCACAGCCACGGGGGCCACGCTGAGGTGGTGCCCACGGCGGAATCATTACGGGATTCTAAGCTGGCTCCAAGACTCGCCCGCCACACTGGAGGCGATGAGCGTTCCGAGCCCCCGGTCCCGAGAAGAAGGCCTGCGGCGCCTTTACCGCCTGACCGCGTGGTTGGCTGCGGGCGCGATCGCCGCCACGGGGCTCATCGCGGCGGCGGCCGCGGACGCCCTTCCGGGGAGGTCGAGCTCCAGTCCCGCTTCCCCGGTGCAGGGCCAGGGCGGGTCCGGGGATGCGAGCACGACCACGACGACAGTGACGCCGCCGGGCTCGGGCAGCGACTCGAGCGGCCTCCAGCCCGCGACCCAGGCGCCCGTGCCGACGACGCGATCTCATCATGTCGTCTCGGGCGGGACGTGACTGGCACACTCGCCTCGGTCACCTTCCCCGCTCTCGGCACGACGGTAAGCGTGCTCGTGACCGAACCGCGTGCTATTCCGGCGGCCCGCCAGGCGGTGGAGCACGAGCTGGCTGAGATGGACGCGGCGGCGAGCAGATTTCGGCCCGACTCGGAGCTCAGCCGGCTCAATGGGGCGGGTGGCGCACGGGTGCAGGTCGGCCCGCTGCTGGTCACGGCGCTCACGGTGGCCCTGCGGGCGGCCCGTCTCACCGAGGGCGACGTCGACCCGACGGTCGGTCGCGCCCTTCGCCTCAGCGGCTACGACCGGGACTTCGCCGAGGTCGATCGGGACGGCCCCGCCCTGGTGGAGGCGCCGGCGCCCGCGGCGGGTTGGCAGGCGGTGGAGCTCGACCCTGCCGAAGGATGGGCCAGGGTGCCGGCTGGCGTCGAGGTCGACCTGGGCGCGACGGCCAAGGCCCTCGCTGTCGACCGGGCCGTCGCCGCCGCCCACGTCGCCGCCGCCCACGTCGCCGCCGACTGTGGGGTGCTCGTCAGCGTGGGGGGAGACCTCGCCGTCTGCGGCTCGCCGCCGCCTGACGGCTGGGCGGTCCGGGTCACCGACGACCACCGCGACGGCAGCGGCTGCGGGCAGACGATCACCGTCGTTGATGGCGGGCTGGCGACCTCCTCGACGACCGTCCGGCGCTGGAGCCGAGGGGGACACGACGTCCACCACATCGTCGACCCCCGGACCGGCGAGCCGCCGCGCGGCCCCTGGCGGACGGTGAGCGTGACCGCCCGAAGCTGTGTCGATGCCAACACCGCCAGCACCGCCGCCGTCGTCCGCGGCGCGACCGCGGTGCCGTGGCTGGGTGAGCTGGGCCTGCCGGCGCGCCTGGTCTCCGAGGACGGCCGGGTCGTGACCGTCGGCGGCTGGCCGGACCCCCAGGGGGCGTCGTGACCCCGCTGCTCGCCGCCACCACGGGCAGTCCTCTGTGGTACCTGACCCGCAGTGCCGGCGCTGTCTCGCTGCTGCTGCTGACCGGCTCTACGGTCCTCGGGATCATGGCCACGGTGCGTTGGCGCTCCGAGCAGTGGCCGCGGTTCGTGACCGCCGGGCTCCACCGCAACGTGTCGGTCCTCGCGCTCGCCCTCCTCCTGGTCCACATCGTCACGGCGGTGGCGGACGGTTTCGCCCCCATCGGCTGGCTCGACTCGGTGGTCCCGTTCCATGGGACGTACCGGTCCGTCTGGCTGGGCCTGGGTGCCGTGGCCTTCGACCTCCTGCTGGCCCTGCTCATCACCAGCGCCGTGCGCCAGCGTCTCGGTTACCCGGCGTGGCGGGCCGTGCACTGGCTGGCCTACGGGTGCTGGGGGTTGGCGGTCGTGCACGGGCTGGGCACGGGCACCGATCCCAAGGCGACCTGGATGCAGGCCGTCACCATCGCCTGCGTCGGCGCCGTGATCCTCGCGGTCTGGTGGCGCGTCGTCGCCGGTTGGCCTGCGTCGCTCGGCCCGCGCCTCGCCGGGCTCGGCGCCACCGTCGTCGTGCCCATCGTCATCGCCGCCTGGGCCATCACCGGACCCCTCGCGTCCGGATGGGCCCGTCGGGCGGGCACCCCGTCGAACCTGCTCGCCTCCTCCAGCTCGACGGCGACGCTTGGCTCGGGCACCGCCAGCGCGCCTCCGTCCACGGCGGCGCCCAGCACGTTCGGTCAGGCGCCGTTCACGGCCACCCTTCAGGGCACGCTCGTGCAGAGCGCCCCCGACCAGGGCGGGATCGTGACGGTTCGCATCGACACCGCGCTCGAGGGCGCCGTCACCGGTCGCCTGGTGGTGACCATCCAGGGCCGGGCGGCGAGAACCGAGGGCGTGGACCTGTCCACCAGCACAGTGACCGTCGGACCATCCCAGCAGCCGGGCATGTACAGCGGGAAGGTCACCAACCTCCAGGGAACACGGCTGGTGATGACGGCCACGAACGCCCAGGGAGCGGCGCTGACCCTCTCGGCTCGGCTGCAGGCCGACCCGTCGTCGAACGCCGTGAGCGGCACGGTGCAGGCCACGCCCGGCGCCGTCTCGAGCTCGGCGGGCCAGGGGAGCAACTGAGCGGTGGCCCCCGTCGCGCCGCCCGTCGGGCTCCCTCGTCTCCTGCTGTGGGCCTCCGGGTCCGAAGGTCCGACGCGCCTGTCCGCGCACCTGGAGCAGATCGGGCCCCCGCCACTCCGTGGGGACCAGCGGCGGGGGCCCCGGGAAGCCCTGATCCGGGCCGTCGATGCCGGCGGACTTCGGGGCCGCGGAGGATCGGGCTTCCCGACCGCCCGGAAGATGACCGCCGTCGCCGAAGGAGGGCGCCGACCGGTGGTCGTGGCCAACGGGACCGAGGGTGAGCCGGCCAGCAGGAAGGACAAGCTCTTGCTCGAGTCCGCTCCCCATCTCGTGCTCGACGGCGTGCTGCTGGCCGCCGAGGCCGTCGGGGCCAGGCGGGCGATCATCTGCGTCGAGGAGGCCGCCCGGCGGGCCTGGCTCAGCGTGGAGGCCGCCATCGACGAACGGCGTGCCACCGGCCACGACCCGATCGGGATCGAGCTGACAGTCACACCGAGCGGCTTCGTGGTCGGCGAGGAGAGCGCGCTGGTCCACTGGCTCAACGGGGGACCGGCCAAGCCGACCTTCGTCCCGCCGCGGCCCTTCCAGAAGGGCGTGGGCGGGCGGCCGACGTTGGTGCAGAACGTGGAGACCCTGGCCCATATGGCGTTGCTGGCGCGTTTCGGACCGGACTGGTTCCGGGAGATCGGGACGCCCGGTCATACCGGGTCGACGCTGATCACGGTGTCCGGCGAGGTGGCCCGACCCGGCGTGTACGAGATCGCTCCCGGCACTTCGATCGCCCACACCATCGCTTCCTGCGGTGGCCAGGCGGACGATGTGCGCGCCGTCCTCGTCGGCGGGTACGCCGGCCGCTGGCTCGACGCGGACCGCTCCCTGGGCCTGGGCCTGACCGACGATCAGCTGCGGCCTGCCGGCGCCTCCCTGGGTGCCGGCGTGGTCGTCGTGCTGTCCCGGCGTGGTTGCGGCCTGGCCGAGACGACGCGCATCGCCCGCTACCTGGCCGGAGAGTCGTCGGGCCAGTGCGGTCCGTGTGTGAACGGGCTGGCGGCGATCGCCGGGGCCCTGGACCAGCTCCACCGGGGCCGGGGTGGACCGGGCACGTTGGCCACCCTGCGCCGCTGGGCCGCCGACGTGGACGGCCGGGGCGCCTGTCATCACCCCGACGGCGCCGCCAGGATGGTGGCCTCCGCCCTTGCTGTCTTCTCGGACGACATCGAATGGCACCGGCGTCACCAGCGCTGCTGGGCCGATCCCGTCCGGACCGGAGCGGCGACCGGGTCGCCGACGAGGAGCCGGTGATGCGGACGCGCGGGATGCGCCTGGCGGTGAACCCGATCACGTGCGAGGGCCACGGGCTGTGCGCCGAGCTGCTGCCGGAGTGGATCCGTCTCGACGATTGGGGCTATCCGGTGGTCAATCCCGATCCCGTGCCGCCCGAGCTGAAGGACCATGCCCGGCGGGCCGTGGCCGCCTGCCCGACCTTGGCCCTGCTCGTCAAGATCGACTGAGTCGGCTGCTGCTGGCTGTCAGGCGGCCTCCTCGGCCGACGTGAGCGACGCCGGCTCCGCCCCGGCCGTGGCGACCTCGCCAGCCGGAGGGCGCGCCAGCAGGATGGTCATCGCCATGGCCAGCCCAACCAGCGCCAGGTCGGCGACGAGGCCGGCCTGCATGGCGGCGACCATTCCCGCGCTCGCCAACCTCGAGAAGAAGAGGGTGCCCACAGCGGAGATGCCCAGGGTGATCGAGAACTGCTGGGTCGTGGTCAACACTCCCGAGGCCGCGCCCGCCGAGCTGCCCGGGACGCTCTGCAGCACCCCGGAGACGATCAGCGGGACCACCAGGCCACTGCCGATGCCGATCAGGGCCAAGACGGGCGACAGCTCGATCGCCGACGCCGACAGACCCGCCTCGCTCACGACCAGCGTGAGCCCGACGATGCCGGCCAGGGCGATCGCGGTGCCCGCCGTGATCACCCACGTCCCCCAACGGGCGTGCAAGCGCCGTCCCGCCAACGATGACGCGGCGAAGGCGACGCCGAGAGGGGCGAAGGTCAGGCCGGCGGTGAGCGGCGAGTCGTGCACGCCCTCCTGGAGGAAGACGGTGAGCGTCAGCAGGACGCTGCCGAAGAAGGAGAAGAACCCGAGGTTGACCAGGAGCCCCAGGTTGAAGGCGCGATGCCGGAACAGCCCGAGCGGCAGGAGCGGATGCCCACCGCCCTCACCGAGGCGTCGCTCCCACCACAGGAACGTCGTCACCAGCAGCGCGCCGGCGACGAATGACGCCCAGGTCCACAGCGGCCAGTGCTGGCTCCGGCCGAGGACGAGGGGAGCGGTGACGGCACCGATGCCGGTGCTGAGCAGGATGACGCCGAGCGGGTCCAGGCGGTCGGCGAGCCGGGCGCGAGATTCGGGCAGCAGCCGGTAGGCGGCGACGATGGCGGTGATGCCGATCGGCACGTTCACGAGGAAGATCGGCCGCCACCCCAGACCGAGAATGTTCAGGTGCAGCAGCACGCCGCCGAGCACCTGCCCGGACA includes these proteins:
- a CDS encoding NAD-dependent epimerase/dehydratase family protein is translated as MSSLTAPTRPDRSTTAAQPTSRVLVLGGDGFLGWPTALHLSRRGHQVGVVDNLCRRQYDDEMGVDSLVPIASLERRVRAWTEVSGLAVTPYVGDMMDPDFVETTVADFRPDAVVHFAEQRSAPYSMIDRSHAVYTQVNNVVGTLNLIYAIAQINPDIHLVKLGTMGEYGTPNIDIEEGWLDVTHNGRTDTVLFPKRPGSFYHLSKVHDSHNIHFACRIWGLRATDLNQGVVYGLETDESALDPRLATSFHYDEVFGTALNRFCVQAAIGHPLSVYGRGGQTRGYLNIRDTIACDGLATATPADPGQLRV
- a CDS encoding ABC transporter permease; amino-acid sequence: MIRVEFIKQVRRARTYIALGVLALIPVIMAVALKLNPPSPTSSDRGYFEVATHSGINLPLAALTATSAFLLVIVVSLFAGETISGEATWGTLRYLLVRPVSRPRLLATKLLVASTLSIVATIVISLVALVAGIIAFGWHPVLTPSFLIISPGSAIGKLALATIYVAWSMASFVTFAFLLSTMTDSAFAAVAGGVGLGIVSQILNNISALDFMSFAFPTHYIDSWHGLFFSPTRTGDMVHGVLLELPYVAVFLGLAWWRFLRKDVLS
- a CDS encoding response regulator transcription factor, whose product is MDDEQYIRDLVGTSLRYEGFDVEEASMGRAALAAATSFRPDLIVLDVMLPDLDGLEVTRRLRTDGLRVPVLFLTARDATEDKVAGLTVGGDDYVTKPFSLEELIARARAILRRTQGETESDAQLHFADLVLDEDTREVWRGGVLVHLTATEFNLLRYFMLNPRRVLSKVQILEHVWQYDFEGDPNVLETYISYLRKKLDPLGPPLIHTSRQVGYSLRLPQA
- a CDS encoding HAMP domain-containing sensor histidine kinase, producing MQWRHPRGPGVTRRRLSLRQRLLGALVLLVVVGLVVSDVASYRALQSFLFGRVDQQLTALNNGLTRALLTSGRLDRGAMAGVFFQVRDGQGALVVSGNPQPLNAGQPFTPRLPDPLPTPGPGSSPLSPGSTTFDAPSAQSGGPSYRVRVTSLPGLSATTVVGLPLGDVSSTLSRLRWIELAVTGAVVALAVLVGMWLVRISFRPLDDIAETAGAIAKGELDRRIPGTEPRTEIGRLGIALNAMLARIEAAFAERKASEERLRRFVADASHELRTPLTSIRGYAELFRRGADRRPEDLAKAMHRIEDEATRMGVLVDDLLLLARLDQGRPLDREPVDLAAVVGQAVDAAHAVEPNRPLSLAVDAPVTVVGDPRRLRQVVDNLLANVRTHTPPGCPASVTVGSENGNAVLEVADEGPGIDPVAVERVFERFYRADTSRSRDNGGVGLGLSIVAAITDAHGGRVRAASRDGGGASFLVELPRRGPDPATVSN
- a CDS encoding FAD:protein FMN transferase, producing MTGTLASVTFPALGTTVSVLVTEPRAIPAARQAVEHELAEMDAAASRFRPDSELSRLNGAGGARVQVGPLLVTALTVALRAARLTEGDVDPTVGRALRLSGYDRDFAEVDRDGPALVEAPAPAAGWQAVELDPAEGWARVPAGVEVDLGATAKALAVDRAVAAAHVAAAHVAADCGVLVSVGGDLAVCGSPPPDGWAVRVTDDHRDGSGCGQTITVVDGGLATSSTTVRRWSRGGHDVHHIVDPRTGEPPRGPWRTVSVTARSCVDANTASTAAVVRGATAVPWLGELGLPARLVSEDGRVVTVGGWPDPQGAS
- a CDS encoding ferric reductase-like transmembrane domain-containing protein — protein: MTPLLAATTGSPLWYLTRSAGAVSLLLLTGSTVLGIMATVRWRSEQWPRFVTAGLHRNVSVLALALLLVHIVTAVADGFAPIGWLDSVVPFHGTYRSVWLGLGAVAFDLLLALLITSAVRQRLGYPAWRAVHWLAYGCWGLAVVHGLGTGTDPKATWMQAVTIACVGAVILAVWWRVVAGWPASLGPRLAGLGATVVVPIVIAAWAITGPLASGWARRAGTPSNLLASSSSTATLGSGTASAPPSTAAPSTFGQAPFTATLQGTLVQSAPDQGGIVTVRIDTALEGAVTGRLVVTIQGRAARTEGVDLSTSTVTVGPSQQPGMYSGKVTNLQGTRLVMTATNAQGAALTLSARLQADPSSNAVSGTVQATPGAVSSSAGQGSN
- a CDS encoding NADH-ubiquinone oxidoreductase-F iron-sulfur binding region domain-containing protein yields the protein MAPVAPPVGLPRLLLWASGSEGPTRLSAHLEQIGPPPLRGDQRRGPREALIRAVDAGGLRGRGGSGFPTARKMTAVAEGGRRPVVVANGTEGEPASRKDKLLLESAPHLVLDGVLLAAEAVGARRAIICVEEAARRAWLSVEAAIDERRATGHDPIGIELTVTPSGFVVGEESALVHWLNGGPAKPTFVPPRPFQKGVGGRPTLVQNVETLAHMALLARFGPDWFREIGTPGHTGSTLITVSGEVARPGVYEIAPGTSIAHTIASCGGQADDVRAVLVGGYAGRWLDADRSLGLGLTDDQLRPAGASLGAGVVVVLSRRGCGLAETTRIARYLAGESSGQCGPCVNGLAAIAGALDQLHRGRGGPGTLATLRRWAADVDGRGACHHPDGAARMVASALAVFSDDIEWHRRHQRCWADPVRTGAATGSPTRSR
- a CDS encoding ferredoxin is translated as MRTRGMRLAVNPITCEGHGLCAELLPEWIRLDDWGYPVVNPDPVPPELKDHARRAVAACPTLALLVKID
- a CDS encoding MFS transporter; the protein is MTMTARQPAPADQAQTDGAEAGAEPTYDPRRWRSLPIVLSATFMSLFDVFVVNVAAPSVQHDLHASSATLELIVAAYSFTYAAGLVTGARLGDLVGRRRMFVVGLGLFAVASFLCGVAPTGGALIVGRLAQGLGAAAMVPQVLAMLTVSFPPAERPRAFSLFGATVGLGTVSGQVLGGVLLHLNILGLGWRPIFLVNVPIGITAIVAAYRLLPESRARLADRLDPLGVILLSTGIGAVTAPLVLGRSQHWPLWTWASFVAGALLVTTFLWWERRLGEGGGHPLLPLGLFRHRAFNLGLLVNLGFFSFFGSVLLTLTVFLQEGVHDSPLTAGLTFAPLGVAFAASSLAGRRLHARWGTWVITAGTAIALAGIVGLTLVVSEAGLSASAIELSPVLALIGIGSGLVVPLIVSGVLQSVPGSSAGAASGVLTTTQQFSITLGISAVGTLFFSRLASAGMVAAMQAGLVADLALVGLAMAMTILLARPPAGEVATAGAEPASLTSAEEAA